One window of the Janthinobacterium sp. PAMC25594 genome contains the following:
- the fliS gene encoding flagellar export chaperone FliS — MFGTQQRGVNAYAKVGLETGIVSASPHKLIVMLYDGALVAVLSAQVHMKSGNIPEKGKSISKAIQIIDNGLRASLDKEAGGQIAEGLDALYEYMSARLLTANLNNDITLLEEVQRLLTDLRETWNAIGTTPAAIPGADLKRMPSLASA, encoded by the coding sequence ATGTTTGGAACCCAACAACGCGGCGTCAACGCCTACGCCAAGGTCGGCCTGGAAACGGGCATCGTCTCGGCCTCGCCGCACAAGCTGATCGTGATGCTATACGACGGCGCCCTGGTGGCCGTGCTCAGCGCGCAAGTACACATGAAATCGGGCAATATCCCAGAAAAGGGCAAGTCCATCTCGAAAGCCATCCAGATCATCGACAATGGTTTGCGCGCCAGCCTGGACAAGGAGGCGGGCGGCCAGATCGCCGAAGGCCTCGACGCCCTGTACGAGTATATGAGCGCACGCCTGCTGACGGCTAACCTGAACAACGATATTACCCTGCTGGAAGAAGTGCAGCGCCTGCTGACCGACCTGCGTGAAACCTGGAATGCCATCGGCACCACGCCCGCCGCCATCCCCGGCGCCGATTTGAAACGTATGCCCAGCCTTGCGAGCGCCTGA